The genomic stretch TCGGCCACGGCCGGTCCGGGCAGCAGCAGTCCGGTCAGTACGGCGAGGACGAGCGCGGTCAGGAGCGCGGTCCAGGCGCGCTTGCGGGTCACGCGGGGCGTGCGGGTCAGGCGGGGCGTGCGGGGCACGCGGGGTGTACGGGTCACCACAGCCATTGCTGGTCCTTGTTCGTCGAGCAGGTCCACTGGATGGCCTCGATGCCGGCGGTCGTGCTGGAGCTGGGGATGGCGAGGCAGAGGCCGCTCTTCTGGTTGACCAGCCGCTCGCTGCCGTCGTGCGCCCAGACCTGTTCGGCCCCCGTGCCGCAGGTCCACTGGATCGCCTTGGCGCCGGGGGTCTCGGAGCCGCTGCCGATGGCCAGGCACTGGCCGCTCGCCTTGTTGACCACGTGGTAGCCGCCGGTGACGGGCTCCAGCGACCAGAAGTTGCTGGCGCTGTAGCTGCACGTCCACTGGATCATCACGGTGCCGGGGTCCTTGTCGGAGCCCGGGTTGGCCAGGCACAGGCCGGTGCCCTGGTTGAACAGGCGGGCCTCGGGCACCGCCTGGACGGCCACTTCGGCCTCGGCGACCGAGCCTTCGGCCGCCGAAGCGGACCCGGTCAGCGACGATCCCGTCAGTACGGGCGCGCAGATAAGGGCGGCGGCCGCCAGAACGGCGGCCGCCTTTCTGTGCAGGTTCATGACAGGGAAGATTCCTTCGTCACTTCAACGTGCGGGTGTCAGTAGGCCCACCGCTGGTTGAAGTTCTCGGAGCAGGTCCACTGGATGATCTCGGTGCCGTTCGCCGTGCTGGAGTTCGGGACCGCGAGGCACTTGTCGCTGTTGAGGTTGCGCAGCCGGCCCCAGCTGTCCTTGATGAAGACCTGGTCGGTGTTGGAGGAGTCGCAGGTCCACTGGATGGCCTGGGTGCCGTTCGCGGTGCTGGACTGGGGGATGGCGATGCACTTCAGGCTGTTCTGGTTCCTGATGGTCCAGCGGTCGCCGTTGCCCCCGGCGACATGGGTCAGGGTCCAGTTCTGCTCCGAGTAGCCGTTGCAGCCCCACTGGACGAGGCCGGTGCCGTTGGCGACGCTGGAGTTGGGAACGGCCAGGCACTTGCCGGTGGCGCGGTTGGTGAAGGGGCGGAAGTCGTCCTCGGCCTGCGCCGGGGTGGCGAAGGCGAGGGCGCACAGGGCGCTTGCGGCGACTGCGGAGATCTTCGTCAGGGACTTCACGTGCATGAGAGCGGTCAACCTCTCTGACTGTGTCGATGCGGTGTGGTGCGGCTGCCCGATCAGCATGCGAGGTGAGCCCTGGTGGAGTCGTTAGCAATGGGTCCACAGTGACTTGACGGTGCGTCTACGGCTGCGCGGGCCCCTTTGTTTGTGCGTGCGCGTTTGTCTGCGCGTGCGCGGCCAGTGCCCGCAGCCGGAACTCCCTCGGCGGGAGCCCGTATGCGGCGCGGAAGCCGCGGGAGAAGTCGGAGGCGCGGGGCAGGCCCCAGCGGGCGGCGATGGTGTGGATCGGGGCGGAGCCGAGCGCCGGGTCGGCGAGGTCGCGGTGGGCGCCCTCAAGACGCAGCCGCCGGATCCAGGCCGCGACGGTCTCGCCGCCCGTCTGTTCCTGGAAGACACGGTGCAGATAGCTGAGGGAGATGTGGTGCGCCGCGGCGATCACGGGCGGCGTCAGCTCCGGATCGTGCAGGTTCTGCCGGATGAACGCGCGGATCCGGGTGATCAGCGCCTGCTGCCGGGTCTCCGGCGGCAACGCCCGCTCCGCCTCCTGCACTTGTGCGACCCAGGCCGACAACAGGTCGAGCAGGACCGTGCCCAGGCGTGGGGCGTCGGACGGGCGCAGGGTGTCGGCCTGCCGGACCAGGCCGGTGATGAAGTCCGCGAGCAGGGCGCCGGTGCCCTCCCGCCCGGACAGCCGTCTGCCCATCAGCTCCCGGCTCGGGGGCACCGGCAGCAGCACCTTGGGCACCTCGACACCCATGCCCGCGACCGGGCTGCCCGCTCCGTCGTCGTACGACCGCACATCACCAGGCCGTGAGCTGTCCGCCAGATACATGTCGCCCGGACCGTAGATGTCGGCCCGGCCGTCGTGGTCGACGGCCAGACCGCCGTGCTGGACCAGTCTGAGGTGGTACAGCTCGGGGTCGGACTGCCGCACCATCCTCGCGTTCCGGCGGAACCTCGTCGGCCGGAAAGAGGCCGGCCAGATCGTGACCGGCCCCATCTGAATCAGCCGTTGCTCCGCCCAGTAGTCGGTGGCGTAGTCACTGGTGACGTCGGCGGGGGCGACGGTCCGCCCGACCCGCTCCCGCCAGTACTCGAACCTGTCCTCGGCCGGCACGTCCGCGCACCGGAATACCGTTCCGATCATCCCGCCCGCACCTTCCGTCCCCGTTCACACGAAGGTCACAGTGACGGATGGTGCGTGGGCCAACTCTTGTGGTCGTTAACGGCGGGTGGATTCGAGGGGAAGAGATCTTCTCGGGTCGGTCAGGACTTGGGTGGGTCAGGGCCGGATCAGGGCGTGGGGAGCGCCAGATCCACGTCGATCGTGCCGTCCTCGCCCGCGTGGGTCGCCGAAGAAGCGTGCGGGCCATGGCCGTTGGCCTTCGCAGCCAGGACGTACGTCCCCTGTGCCGGGACCGCGAGCGCGTAACTTCCGTCCTCCGCCGAGACGGTGGCACCCGCCTGACGTCCCCGCCGGTCGATCAGGGTGACGTTGGCGCGGGCGACCGGGCCGCCCTCGGCGTCCAGGACCCGGCCGCGGAAGCCGCGCAACGCCTCCTCGGCGCGGGCCAGGTTGGCCTCCTCCTCGCTGCTGGCCCGCAGCCGCGGCGCACGGTCCGGCTTCGGCAGGAACAGCGCCAGCAGCAGGCCGATCGCCACCGCGCCGGTCGCGATCAGGAACGAGACACGGAAGCCGTGCATCGTCGGGACCTCCACACCGCCCACGGTGTTCGCCGTGTTGGCCAGCACCATGCCGATGACGGCGCTGGAAACGGACGTACCGATGGACCGCATCAGCGTGTTGAGGCCGTTCGCCGCGCCCGTCTCGGAGGCCGGGACCGCGCCGACGATCAGTGCGGGCAGCGAGGAGTAGGCGAGGCCGATGCCCGCGCCGAGCAGGACCGCGATCACGAGGGACTGCCAGGCCGCGCTCATCAGGCCGAGGCCCGCGCCGTAGCCGACGGCGATGATCAACAGGCCCAGGATCAGGGTGAACTTGGGACCGTGCTTGGCGGACAGGCGGGCGTAGACCGGCGCGGTGAACATCATCGTCAGGCCCAGCGGGGCGACCAGCAGACCCGCGACCACCATCGACTGGCCGAGGCCGTACCCGGTGCTGGTGGGGAGTTGGAGGAGCTGCGGCAGGACCAGGGAGACGACGTAGAAGGAGACGCCGACCATGATCGAGGCGAGGTTGGTGAAGAGCACCGCGGGGCGGGCGGTGGTGCGCAGATCGACGAGGGGGGCCTTGGTGCGCAGCTCGAACACGCCCCACAGGAACAGGACCGCGGCGGACGCGGCGAACAGGCCGAGCGTGGTGGCGGAGGTCCAGCCCCAGTCACTGCCCTTGGTGATCGGCAGCAGGAAGAGGACCAGGCCGGTGGAGAGGCCGAGCGCGCCCGGCAGGTCGAAGGAGCCCTCGGCGCGCATCGGGGACTCCGGTACGGCGAACAGGGTGAGGGCGATGGCGAGGACGCCGAGGCCCGCGGCGCCGTAGAAGAGGGCGTGCCAGTCGGAGTTCTGGGCGACCAGGGCCGCGGCGGGCAGCGCGAGTCCGCCGCCGACGCCGATCGAGGAGCTCATCAGCGCCATCGCCGAGCCGAGCTTCTCGCGGGGCAGCATGTCGCGCATCAGGCCGATGCCGAGCGGGATGGCGCCCATCGCGAAGCCCTGGAGGGTACGGCCGACGATCATCGGCAGCAGGGCGCTGGTGACGGCGCTGACCAGGGCACCGACCACCATCACGGCGAGGCTGAGGACCAGCAGCCGCCGCTTTCCGTACAGGTCGCCGAGGCGGCCCATGATCGGGGTGGCGACGGCGCCGGAGAGCAGGGTGGAGGTGAGGACCCAGGTGGCGTTGGAGGGGGAGGTGTCCAGCAGCTGCGGCAGGTCCTTGATGACCGGCACGAGCAGGGTCTGCATCACCGCGACCACGATGCCCGCGAAGGCGAGGACGGGGACGACGGCGGGCCGGTCGTTGGTCGAACGTGTCATGTGTAGTGCGAACTCGGTGCGCCGGGGCAACTATTCCGATGCTTTGGCTCACTAACGAATTCTTGACCTGCTCTTGAAGCGGGCCCTGAGTCAGGCTGTGGGCCTAGTCCAAAATTCCGATGTCAGGAGCGTCGAGGGGTTGAGAGCATGACGGTCATGCTCGATGCCGCCGATGTCACCCGCTCGCCCCTGCGCACCGCACCCCCCACCTGGCTGGTGGTGGCGCTGGCCTGCGCCGGGCAGTTCCTCGTCGTCCTCGACGTGTCCGTCGTGAACACCGCACTGCCGTCGATGCGCACCGGACTCGGGCTGAGCGAGCAGGGGCTCCAGTGGGTGGTGAACGCCTACGCCATCGCCTTCGCCGGGTTCATGCTGCTCGGCGGCCGGGCCGGCGACCTCTACGGACGCAAGCGGATGTTCCTCGTCGGGCTCGGCCTGTTCACCCTGGCCTCCCTCGGCGGCGGGCTCGCCCAGGACGACTGGCAGCTCCTGCTCGCGCGAGCGGTGCAGGGCCTCGGCGCTGCCGTACTGGCGCCGTCGACCCTGACGATCCTCACCTCCGCCGTCCCCGAGGGCCCGGCGCGGGCGCGCGCGATAGCCACCTGGACCGCGGTCGGCGCGGGCGGCGGCGCCGCGGGCGGACTCGTCGGCGGACTGCTGGTCGAGGTCCTGTCCTGGCGCTGGGTACTGCTGATCAACGTGCCGATCGGCGCGGTCGTCCTCTTCGGCGCCGCCCGCCGGCTCGCCGAGAGCCGCGCGGGCGACGGACGCCGGCTCGATCTGCCGGGCGCGGTCCTGGTGACCGCGGGACTGGCCACGCTGGCGTACGGCATCTCCCAGACCGAGGCCGCGGGCTGGACGGCGACGGCCACCCTGGTGCCGCTGGTCGCCGGGCTCGCCATGATCGGACTGTTCCTCGCGGTCGAGGCACGGACGACTGCACCGCTGATGCCGCTCGGACTGCTCGCCCGCCGCTCGGTGTCCTCGGCGAACGTGTCGATGTTCCTGTGCGGCTCCGCCATGTTCTGCATGTGGTTCTTCATGACGCTCTACACCCAGAACGTCCTCGGCTACACCCCGCTGGAGGCCGGACTCGCCCTGGTCCCCAGCTCCCTCGCCGTCGTCGTCGGCTCCAAGCTCGCGCCCCGCTGGATGCCCCGGCTCGGCGCCCGCGTCCTGGCCGCCCTCGGCACACTCGTGGCGGCGGCCGGCTTCGCCTGGCAGTCGACGATGACCGTGCACAGCTCCTACCTCACCACGATCATGATCCCCGGGATCCTGATGATGTTCGGCGCCGGACTCACCGCCACCCCCCTGGCCGCGCTGGCCATCTCCGGGGCACCGCCCGAGGAGGCCGGACTGGTGTCGGGACTGGTGAACACGTCGCGGGTGATGGGCGGTTCGCTGGGTCTGGCAGTCATGTCGACGATCGCCGCGGCCCGGACCGAGCACAGCTCCGGCGGTACGGCACGGGCGCTGACGGAGGGCTACGCGCTGGTGTTCCGCACCGGATGCGGCGTCCTGCTGGCCGGGACACTGCTGATGCTGCTATGGCTGCCGCGGAGAATATCGGCGGAGTGAGGCAACGGTCCGGGAGGCTCATGGACTCCTTCATTCATCAAGGAGGTGCCCATGGGGGAACGGACACAGGCTCGGGACGAGGAGTTCCGGCGCTTTGTCACCGGCCGCTGGCCGCGGCTGATGCGCACGGCATATCTCCTCACGGGGGAGCAGCACGCCGCGGAGGACCTGGTCCAGACGACGCTCGAACAGGTCTATGTGGCCTGGCGAAAAGTCGGCTCGGCCGATGAACCGGAGGCGTACGTACGGCGCGTGATGATCAACGCCCACGCGCGCAAGCACCGCAAGCGGCTCAGGGAGTTCCTGGCGCCCAAGGACGACTTCGGCCTGGTGCGCGAGGTGCCGGACACCGGCGACCGCATCGCCCAGGCCGACGACCGGGGCGTCCTGCTGACGGCCTTGGCCCAACTGCCGCCCCGGCAGCGGGAGGCAGTGGTCCTGCGCTACTGGGAGGACCTGACCGAGTCCCAGACGGCGGAGGCGATGGGCTGTTCCGTCGGCGCGGTGAAGAGCAACGCGGCCAAGGGGATCGCGAAACTGCGCGCCATACCGGGACTCGCGGAGACGGTGACGTACGGAGGGCGGAAGCGATGAACGCGGACCGGGAGACGAACGGCGACATGACACACAGGGACATCGCCCTCCTGCTGGCCGAGGCGGCGGACGAGGTCGAGATCGGCATAGCCCCCACCCAGGCGGTGCTCCGCGGCGGACGCCGACGCCGGGCACGCCGATGGGCGGTGGCGGCGGCCACGGCACTGGTGATCGCGGGGACTTCGGGAGCCGTGGCGGTGGCCGGGCTGCCCGGCGGCACGGACAAGGCATCGGTGGCCACGAAGCCCTCGCCGGAGCAGCGGGACCTGACGGCTCCGTA from Streptomyces davaonensis JCM 4913 encodes the following:
- a CDS encoding RICIN domain-containing protein codes for the protein MNLHRKAAAVLAAAALICAPVLTGSSLTGSASAAEGSVAEAEVAVQAVPEARLFNQGTGLCLANPGSDKDPGTVMIQWTCSYSASNFWSLEPVTGGYHVVNKASGQCLAIGSGSETPGAKAIQWTCGTGAEQVWAHDGSERLVNQKSGLCLAIPSSSTTAGIEAIQWTCSTNKDQQWLW
- a CDS encoding RICIN domain-containing protein translates to MHVKSLTKISAVAASALCALAFATPAQAEDDFRPFTNRATGKCLAVPNSSVANGTGLVQWGCNGYSEQNWTLTHVAGGNGDRWTIRNQNSLKCIAIPQSSTANGTQAIQWTCDSSNTDQVFIKDSWGRLRNLNSDKCLAVPNSSTANGTEIIQWTCSENFNQRWAY
- a CDS encoding helix-turn-helix domain-containing protein, with protein sequence MIGTVFRCADVPAEDRFEYWRERVGRTVAPADVTSDYATDYWAEQRLIQMGPVTIWPASFRPTRFRRNARMVRQSDPELYHLRLVQHGGLAVDHDGRADIYGPGDMYLADSSRPGDVRSYDDGAGSPVAGMGVEVPKVLLPVPPSRELMGRRLSGREGTGALLADFITGLVRQADTLRPSDAPRLGTVLLDLLSAWVAQVQEAERALPPETRQQALITRIRAFIRQNLHDPELTPPVIAAAHHISLSYLHRVFQEQTGGETVAAWIRRLRLEGAHRDLADPALGSAPIHTIAARWGLPRASDFSRGFRAAYGLPPREFRLRALAAHAQTNAHAQTKGPAQP
- a CDS encoding MFS transporter yields the protein MTRSTNDRPAVVPVLAFAGIVVAVMQTLLVPVIKDLPQLLDTSPSNATWVLTSTLLSGAVATPIMGRLGDLYGKRRLLVLSLAVMVVGALVSAVTSALLPMIVGRTLQGFAMGAIPLGIGLMRDMLPREKLGSAMALMSSSIGVGGGLALPAAALVAQNSDWHALFYGAAGLGVLAIALTLFAVPESPMRAEGSFDLPGALGLSTGLVLFLLPITKGSDWGWTSATTLGLFAASAAVLFLWGVFELRTKAPLVDLRTTARPAVLFTNLASIMVGVSFYVVSLVLPQLLQLPTSTGYGLGQSMVVAGLLVAPLGLTMMFTAPVYARLSAKHGPKFTLILGLLIIAVGYGAGLGLMSAAWQSLVIAVLLGAGIGLAYSSLPALIVGAVPASETGAANGLNTLMRSIGTSVSSAVIGMVLANTANTVGGVEVPTMHGFRVSFLIATGAVAIGLLLALFLPKPDRAPRLRASSEEEANLARAEEALRGFRGRVLDAEGGPVARANVTLIDRRGRQAGATVSAEDGSYALAVPAQGTYVLAAKANGHGPHASSATHAGEDGTIDVDLALPTP
- a CDS encoding MFS transporter; translated protein: MTVMLDAADVTRSPLRTAPPTWLVVALACAGQFLVVLDVSVVNTALPSMRTGLGLSEQGLQWVVNAYAIAFAGFMLLGGRAGDLYGRKRMFLVGLGLFTLASLGGGLAQDDWQLLLARAVQGLGAAVLAPSTLTILTSAVPEGPARARAIATWTAVGAGGGAAGGLVGGLLVEVLSWRWVLLINVPIGAVVLFGAARRLAESRAGDGRRLDLPGAVLVTAGLATLAYGISQTEAAGWTATATLVPLVAGLAMIGLFLAVEARTTAPLMPLGLLARRSVSSANVSMFLCGSAMFCMWFFMTLYTQNVLGYTPLEAGLALVPSSLAVVVGSKLAPRWMPRLGARVLAALGTLVAAAGFAWQSTMTVHSSYLTTIMIPGILMMFGAGLTATPLAALAISGAPPEEAGLVSGLVNTSRVMGGSLGLAVMSTIAAARTEHSSGGTARALTEGYALVFRTGCGVLLAGTLLMLLWLPRRISAE
- a CDS encoding SigE family RNA polymerase sigma factor, whose amino-acid sequence is MGERTQARDEEFRRFVTGRWPRLMRTAYLLTGEQHAAEDLVQTTLEQVYVAWRKVGSADEPEAYVRRVMINAHARKHRKRLREFLAPKDDFGLVREVPDTGDRIAQADDRGVLLTALAQLPPRQREAVVLRYWEDLTESQTAEAMGCSVGAVKSNAAKGIAKLRAIPGLAETVTYGGRKR